In a genomic window of Telopea speciosissima isolate NSW1024214 ecotype Mountain lineage chromosome 5, Tspe_v1, whole genome shotgun sequence:
- the LOC122661591 gene encoding glutamate receptor 3.6-like — MTMVWILFSLVFSFGLLSTGVGMNISSRPPVVHLGAILTLDSVIGKVAKVAIDAAVEDVNANYSILHGAKLVLKMQDSNHSGFLGIVEALQFMETGIVAIIGPQSSVLAHVISHVANELQVPLVSFAATDPTLSSLQYPFFVRAVQNDLFQMAAVAEIVDHYNWREVTAIFIDDDHGRNGVAALGDQLAQRNCKISYKAAMSPQTAQDDIAKVLAKVEMMESRVLILHTYPELGLKVFDLAHNLGMTGTGYVWIATSWLSTILDTNLPLPSVSMNSIQGVITLRVHTPESEQKRKFFSRWSNLTRETKSRPFGLSVYGLYAYDTVWMVAHAINAFFDQGGTIAFSHDQRLKDGHGGNLHLEAMKIFTEGKLFLKNILQSNLTGLTGPIQFTSDGSLIHPAYDIINVIGSGFQRIGYWSNYSGLSVLPPETLFIKPPNRLSSNQQLQSVVWPGQTMIRPRGWVLPNNGRQLRIGVPNRVSYREFVSQAKGSDVFHGYCIDVFTAALNLLPYGVPYRFIPFGDGHKSPNYNDLVNLIATDFFDAAIGDIAIVTSRTRIVDFTQPYMESGLVVVAPATESKSSQWAFLQPFTPMMWFVTGILFLVVGAVVWILEHRTNDEFRGPPKRQLITILWFSFSTMFFTHRENTVSTLGRLVLFIWLFVVLIINSSYTASLTSILTAQQLSSPIKGIESLIVSNEPIGFAQSSYAENYLSEILNIPKSRLVPLGSAAEYERALQAGPNKGGVAAVVDERAYAEHFLSTRCKFTIVGHEFTNFGWGFAFPKDSPLAVDMSTAILTLSENGDLQRIHNKWLTRRACNSQGAMLESDQLQLRSFWGLYAICGSACFLALLVYFILMVRQFSRHFCEKPESSDQSNSRSTCLRTFLSFVDEKEETIKIRSEGRRSERSLHSNKKENESTNVSKRTDGEICSDDNIYDGN, encoded by the exons ATGACTATGGTTTGGATTCTATTTTCACTGGTTTTCTCTTTTGGGCTGCTCTCAACTGGTGTTGGCATGAACATTTCTTCAAGACCACCCGTTGTGCATCTTGGAGCTATTTTGACCCTGGATTCTGTCATAGGAAAAGTTGCAAAGGTTGCAATAGATGCTGCAGTGGAAGATGTAAATGCCAATTACAGCATTCTTCATGGAGCAAAACTGGTCCTCAAGATGCAGGATTCCAACCATAGTGGATTTCTTGGTATTGTTGAGG CTTTACAGTTCATGGAGACCGGTATCGTGGCCATTATAGGTCCTCAATCTTCTGTTTTAGCTCATGTGATCTCTCATGTGGCAAATGAACTCCAAGTCCCTCTTGTATCCTTTGCAGCGACTGACCCAACACTCTCTTCACTTCAATACCCTTTTTTTGTGAGAGCAGTGCAAAATGATCTGTTCCAGATGGCTGCAGTTGCTGAGATTGTTGACCACTACAATTGGAGAGAAGTAACTGCTATCTTCATTGATGACGATCATGGGAGAAACGGAGTAGCTGCATTAGGGGATCAACTTGCTCAGAGAAATTGTAAAATCTCTTATAAAGCAGCTATGAGCCCTCAAACGGCCCAGGACGACATTGCCAAGGTACTGGCTAAGGTAGAAATGATGGAGTCACGGGTTCTAATTCTACACACTTATCCTGAGTTGGGTCTCAAGGTATTTGATTTGGCCCATAATCTTGGAATGACAGGAACTGGATATGTTTGGATAGCTACCAGTTGGCTCTCTACCATCTTAGATACTAATTTACCCCTCCCTTCAGTTTCCATGAACTCGATCCAAGGAGTTATCACTTTGCGTGTGCATACACCAGAAtcggaacagaaaagaaaatttttctcTAGGTGGAGTAACTTGACCAGGGAAACTAAAAGTCGTCCTTTTGGGTTGAGTGTTTATGGTCTATATGCATATGATACTGTATGGATGGTAGCTCATGCAATTAATGCATTCTTTGATCAGGGTGGGACTATTGCATTTTCCCATGACCAGAGACTGAAGGATGGGCATGGAGGGAATTTGCACCTTGAAGCAATGAAAATTTTTACAGAAGGGAAACTGTTTCTTAAGAACATTTTGCAGAGCAATCTTACAGGTTTAACTGGCCCTATTCAGTTTACTTCGGATGGTTCCCTCATTCACCCTGCCTATGATATCAtcaatgtgattggctctggtTTCCAGAGGATTGGGTACTGGTCTAACTATTCTGGGTTATCAGTTTTGCCTCCAGAAACGCTCTTCATAAAGCCACCTAACCGTTTGAGTTCCAATCAACAACTACAAAGTGTAGTCTGGCCTGGGCAAACAATGATCAGGCCTCGTGGGTGGGTTTTACCAAACAATGGAAGGCAGTTAAGAATAGGAGTCCCGAATCGAGTTAGTTATCGTGAATTTGTCTCACAAGCGAAAGGCAGTGATGTATTTCACGGATATTGCATAGATGTGTTTACTGCTGCTCTAAACTTATTACCATATGGTGTTCCATATAGATTCATCCCGTTTGGGGATGGTCATAAGAGCCCAAATTACAATGATCTTGTCAATTTGATCGCAACAGAT TTCTTTGACGCTGCTATAGGGGATATTGCAATTGTCACAAGCCGTACAAGGATTGTGGATTTTACACAGCCATATATGGAATCTGGGCTAGTTGTGGTGGCACCTGCTACTGAGTCAAAATCCAGTCAATGGGCTTTCCTACAGCCATTTACCCCAATGATGTGGTTTGTTACAGGTATACTTTTTCTTGTTGTAGGAGCAGTGGTGTGGATTTTGGAGCACAGAACAAATGATGAGTTCCGGGGCCCTCCTAAAAGGCAACTTATCACCATTCTATG GTTTAGTTTCTCAACTATGTTTTTCACCCATA GAGAAAATACTGTCAGCACACTTGGTCGCCTAGTGCTGTTCATTTGGTTATTCGTGGTTCTGATAATCAACTCTAGTTACACTGCCAGCTTGACTTCAATCCTCACGGCGCAACAACTATCTTCACCCATCAAAGGGATTGAAAGTTTGATAGTAAGCAATGAGCCCATTGGCTTTGCACAGAGTTCTTATGCTGAGAACTATCTGAGTGAGATACTTAACATTCCCAAGTCAAGGCTTGTTCCTCTGGGTTCAGCAGCAGAATATGAGCGAGCTCTCCAAGCTGGTCCCAATAAGGGTGGTGTTGCCGCTGTGGTTGATGAGCGTGCATATGCTGAGCACTTCCTCTCAACTCGATGCAAATTCACAATTGTAGGCCACGAGTTTACCAATTTTGGATGGGGATTT GCCTTCCCGAAAGATTCCCCCTTGGCAGTTGACATGTCAACTGCCATTCTGACACTGTCCGAGAATGGAGATCTCCAGAGGATCCATAACAAGTGGTTGACGAGAAGGGCCTGCAATTCACAAGGGGCGATGCTTGAATCAGACCAGCTTCAACTTCGGAGCTTCTGGGGCCTCTATGCCATATGTGGGTCAGCATGCTTTCTGGCTCTCCTTGTATACTTCATATTGATGGTACGACAGTTCAGCCGGCATTTCTGCGAAAAGCCCGAGTCTTCTGATCAATCTAATTCACGGTCCACATGCCTACGAACATTcctgtcatttgttgatgagaAGGAAGAGACGATAAAGATCAGGTCTGAAGGAAGACGATCGGAAAGGTCCTTACATAgcaacaaaaaggaaaatgaatcaACAAATGTTTCCAAGAGAACGGATGGGGAAATATGTTCAGATGACAATATTTATGATGGCAATTAG